The DNA region GAACTCGTGCACCTCCCCCCGGTCGGCCTCGATGACGATCTTCACCTCGTCCATGTTCAGGGCGTTGCGGACCCCGGCCCAGAGGTAGGTGAAGACACCGAAGAGGTTCTTCAGGCGACGCGGCGAATCCTGGATCACCTTGGCCGGATAGCCCATGGCCGCCATGAGGAAGAAGTGCCGGTCGTGCTCGGGCAGGAAGCCCACGTCGAAGGCCAGCACGCGGCTCTCCAGGATGTTGGTGATGGCCATGCCCGGGAACCACGGCAGGGCCAGTGCCAGCGAGACGACGTTGGCCGTCCCCACCGGCACCACGGCGATGGGCACCTTGCGCTCGGTGCGCGCCTGCCCGGAAACCACCTCGCCCACCGTCCCGTCGCCTCCGATGGCCACGATGAGATCGAAGCCGTCGTCGGCCGCTCCCCGCGACCAGCGCATGGCGTCGCCCTGGCCGCTGGTGACCCGCACCGAACAGGTGACCCCCTTCGCTTCGAACGATCCCCGCAGTTGCTGGCCCAGGCGCAGACCCCGGGCCTGCCCGGCCACGGGGTTGACGATCAGCACGGCGCGGCTGTAGGGGGATGCGCTCAAATGGTGGCTGCCCGGTTCGGGATACGGAAAAAGGCGGCGACGCCCGGAACCGCAACAGGATAGGGCGCTTGGGCGGGGGATTCAAGAACTGACGGTCAGCCCGTGAGGTCGCGGTCCCAGGTGCCCAGCCACGAGCGGACGCGCACCGTCTCGCCCGGCGCCGGCTGCACGTCGTCGAGGGACTCCTGCGCCAGGTCGATCCGCCAGCTGCCCAGCCACTCGCCGTCCTCGAAGGCCACGGCGACGACGATGCGCTCCGCCACGAAGCCTTCCAGGAAGGCCATGGCCTCGTCGTAGAAGCTGCCGGGATCGTCCGACCCGTCCGACCCGAAGCGGGTGTGGAAACTCTCGCCGAACCCGATCGAGATCTCCCACTCGCTGGTGGTGATGAACAGGCCGTGGCTCGAGCCGTCCCTGGGGCGCGGCACCTCGACGAGCAGGGCCTCCTTCTCGAATTCCTCGTACGGATCGAAGCGGGACAGGCGGTGCCACTCGGGCCAGCGCCGGAACAGGCGCATGGCGAACTGGCGGGAATGGTCGTTCAGGTTCTGCAGGTCGAGCATCAGCGCACTCCGGGAGCGGTGCCAGGGAAGCGGGAGCCGGGGGGGTGCCATCACGGTAAGCCCGGCCGGGGATCCGGTCAACCCGGCGAACGCCTGCCGGTGCCCGAAAAAAAGCGACCGCCGGGCGGTCGCGTCCGATGGCGGTCCGGGGCCGGATCAGACGCCGGCCACGTGGATGCGTTTGGCCAGGCGGGCCCTCTGCTCGGCGAGGACGTACTCCCGGATCGCGTCCAGGGCCCCGCGGTCGGCGTCCTGGGAGATCAGGAACTCGAGCCCGACCTCGAACCGCCGCGTGTTGCGGTCGACGAGGCGGGCCGTCGAGCGCCGCACCGCCGACAGAAGCACCAGGGGCGCATCGCGGTCGGGGAAGTGGATGTGGCAGCTCACGCAGCTGTTCAGCTCGACGGCCTCGAGCCCGGGTTGCTCGTCGGCGACCAGGCGGGCGCCGCTGAAACTGAGGTCGGCCATCTCGCCGACGAAGAGGGGCGGCGCGGCGTGATCGACATCGTTCCAGGGCGACGCCATCTCGTCGTTGCGACGCAGTTCGACCCGGATCGCATTCTCCAGCGGAATCCGGAAGGCGAGCCGCTGCTGCGAGATGAGCGCGTGCTGCGGCGCCTGGAAATACGCCACCGGAATGTCGGCGCCGGACTCCAGGGTGTGGTATCCGCGCCCGAGCAGCACCAGGGGGAAGCGCAACGAGCGGTCGCGGATGCCCACCGAAGCCCACAGCTCCTGGCCCACTTCGGGAGTCGGCGGCTGGGACGTGCCCAGTTCGACCACGAAGGTCAGGCACGGTTCGCCATCGAGGGTTCCCGGCCCGAGGAGCAGGCCGTGCCAGGGCGTGTCCCGGTCCCCGCCCGTCTCCAGCGCCACGTCGACTTCGACCTTGCGCACGAAGAGGAGGAAGTTCTCCATGGCCAGATGGGAATCGATGCGGTCGCGCGACTCCCACCCTGCGGGCAGGTAGCTCGACTCCATGGCCGTCAGGTAGTCGCCGCCCCGCGCAAGCTCGAGCTCCAGGCGCGACGGCGCCTCCGTGAGCAGGAACAACTGCCCGACCTCGGTCTCCAGCCGGAGCCCGAAGCTGCGGCGGCCGCGGGAGATCAGCGTCGTGGGGCCGCCATCCAGGCCGGTCACCTCGCCGCGGGGATTGCGGGCATCGAGCTTGCCGAGCAGCAACCGCAGATAGGTCGCGGCGAAACTCTCGTCGGTGCCGCCATCCGCGCCCGCCCCCACGGCCATCACGTGGTCCCGCAGGGCCGCGTCCATGCCCATGTGCACCCGCTGCAACGGCCCGTTGCGGATCTGCAGTTCCGCGTGGGACGGGAAGGTGAGGCTGCCCTGCTGGAGCAGGGACACGCCGTAGCCCAGCACCGACAGCCCGCAGCTCTCGTGCAGGGCTTCCTCGCCCGCCTGGATCATCGCGTTGAGGGACTCGAAGAGCATGGACATCCCCGCCTCGCACGGGTCGGAAATCGGTTCCGGAGCGCCCCCGGCGCCCGCCTGCACACGTTCTCCCCGTTACCATCGGCAGCAAACCGGCCGGGTTTACCCCCGGATCGCCGAACCGGGCCCTTTGCCCGCATTCCCCGTGACCGGGCGGCCGATCGGGCCTATCATGGGCCCGTTTCCCGACCCGGACCCCGCCCCGAAGGAGCGCCCCTTGTCCCCCAGCCCCCATTTCGACGGCCGACTCGGCGCGCGGCCCGTACCCGGCGGCGTCCGCTTCGCCCTCGACGCGGCCCCCGGGGGCGGCGCCCGCCTGCTCCTGTTTCCCGACGCCGACGCCGCGCTCCCCGACCGGGTGATCGAGCTCGATCCGCAGCGCGACCGCCACGGCCGCGTCTGGAGCGTCGTGGTGCCCGACGCCGGCCCGGGTCAGTGCTACAACTGGGTGCTGACCCCGCCCGGTGCCGTCGCGCGGCCCGTGCAGGCTCTCCTGGACCCCCGCGGACTGGGTGTCGCCGGCTGGAACCGCTACGACCGGCAGGCCCTGCGCAAGCTGCCGGACAACACCCCGGTCGCCCTGCGCAGCGTGGTCCTCGATCCCGACGCCTACGACTGGGGCGACGACGCCCCCCCGCGGACCGTCGGCCGTGAGTTCATCTACGAGGTGCACGCCGCGGCCTTCACCGCCGATCCCTCGAGCGGGCTGGCGCCCGACCTGCGCGGCACCTACGCCGGCCTGGCCGCGCGGGCCGACCACCTGGTCGAGTTGGGCGTCACGGCCGTCGAGCTGCTGCCGGTCGCCGCCTACGACCCGCTCGACGCCCCCGCGGGCCGCCGCAACTACTGGGGCTACAGCCCGCTGTCGTGGTTCGCGCCGCATCCCCTCTACGCCCGCGATCCGGACCCCGCCCGCGTGCTCGACGAGTTCCGCGACATGGTGCGCGCCCTGCACGCCGCGGGCCTGAAGGTCTACGTCGACGTCGTCTACAACCACACCGCCGAGGCGGGCGCCGACGGCCCCGAACTCAGTTGGCGGGGCTGCGACGAGGACGGCTACTACCTGCGCGACGCCGCGACCGGCCGCTACCGCGACTACACCGGCTGCGGCAACACGATCAGCGCGAACCACCCGGTCGGACGGCGGCTCATCCTCGACTCGCTGCGTTGGTGGGTGCGCCACCTGCACGTCGACGGTTTCCGCTTCGACCTCGGCGCGACCCACGTGCGCGACGTGGACGGCGCGCCGCTCGCCCGGCCGCCCCTCATCGGAGCCATGGAGGCCGATCCCGTCCTCGCCGACACGCGCCTGATCGCCGAGCCCTGGGACACCGGCGGCCTGCACCTGGTGGGCGACTTCCCCGGCGACCGCTTCGCCGTGTGGAACGGCCCGTTCCGCGACGCGGCGCGGCGCTTCCTGAAGGGCGACGCCGGCGTCATCGAGGAACTCATGGCCCGCATCGTCGGCAGCCCCGACCTGCTCGGCCGCCCCGGCGCCACCGCCGCGGACACCATCAACTTCGTGACCTGCCACGACGGCTTCACCCTGCACGACCTCGTGTCCTACGAGCGGAAGCACAACGAGGCCAACGGCGAAGCCAACCGCGACGGCTCCGACGCCAACCTCAGCTGGAACGGCGGCGTCGAGGGCCCGAGCGACGATCCGGAACTGATGGCCCTGCGCGAGCGTCGGGTGCGCAACTTCCTCGTGCTGCTCTTCCTTTCCCACGGCGTGCCCATGCTCTGCGGCGGCGACGAGTGGGGGCAGACCAGACGGGGCAACAACAACCCCTGGTGCCAGGACAACGACCTCAACTGGCACGACTGGAGCCTCGCCCGCACCAACGCCGGACTCGTCGCCTTCACCCGCCGCCTCGCCCGGCTCGCCAACCACCATCCGGTCCTGGCGCGCCGCCGGTTCTGGTCCGCCACCGGTCCCGGCCACACCGGCGACATCGCCTGGCACGGCCGCGAGCCGGGCCGGCCCGACTGGTCGCCCACCTCGCGTCATCTGGCCTGGGAGATCGTCGAGCCCACCGGTGGCGCCCACCTGCTGGTGGCCATGAACTCCGAGCCCGGACCCACGACCTTCCACCTGCCCGCGCCTCCGGCCGGGAAGCGCTGGCTGCGGCTGGTCGACACGGCCGACGCGGCGGCCGGCGGCTGGTGCGAACCGGCCTGCCCCGAACCGGCCGCGGCCGCGGTGGCGGTCGCCACGCACGGGGTCATGGTCTGGCTTGCGCAGAGCTAAATGGTTGGAAAATTGCGGTATTGATGGCACCAGGGCGCCAAAATTTGCAGCACCTGGATCATTTTTCCTGCAACTTGGCTAATATTTCTTTCCAAACGTCAGAGATTCTGATACTGTCTCCCGCGTTGCAGTTCCGGGGAGGCTAATCCCGAATCCTGCGTCAGAATCGACATCCGTGACCGACAACTCGCTGCCTCATCTCGCCGATTCGCCCAGCCTCCCCCACTGCACACCCGGCCCGGTGCCCGCATCGGACGGAGACTGCAACGAGAAAAGCCGCCCCCTTCGCCCGGGGCGGCTTTTTTTGGCGACTCGACTATTTGCGACTCGCTTTTTTGCGTCTCGGCCTTCTAGTAGCGCTTGCTCCAGCGCAGTTCCAGTCCCGAGTCCTCCTCACCCTGCCCGTAGGTCGAGACCAGCTTGAAGATCCGCGTCAGGGCGTACTCCATGGTCAGGAAGTAGGTGCCGCTCTTCTCGAGACTGTGGTTGTACTTGAGGATCAGGTTCGGCGCGATGAACTTGCCGACCATGAGGGTGCTGTCGCCCTCGGATCCCGAACCGACCTCGACCATGTCCACGCCGAAGGTCTCCGAGACCGAGTTCTGCAGTCCCGCGGTGCCGAAGACCATGGCCAGGGCCGCCATGTTCTGTCGCAGCTGCTGGCCGGCGTCGCCCTCCTGGCGCACGCCGCCGCGCTGGTCGGTGTCGAGCTCGTTCATGGGCCGACCGAAGAGCAGCACCGCCACGATGTCCTGCTCCTCGTACTCGGGCTCGGAGCTCAGCGTCACCTGGGGATCCGCCGCCGTCCCGGTCACCGCGATCCGCACGAGGGTGCCCGAGACGTCGGCCTCGAGCAACATGTCGAGCACCGGATCGGCGGGCACCGCGCCGTGGAAACCGATGTCCCCCCGCTCGACGCGGAAGACCCGGTTCATGAACTGCAGGGTGCCTTCGACGGCCCGCACGTCGCCGACGATCCGGGGCTGGGGACGGCCGTCCTCGTCGTGACCGCGGTCGACCTGCAGGTCACCCGCGAGCTCGACGTCCAGCCCGTAGCCGTGGACGCGGAAGTTGCCCGGAATGGTCACCTTCAGGTCGAGGTCAGGCAGCACGGCCGGTCCCTTGGCTTCCAGCACGGGTCCCTTCGCCTCGGGCCGCACGAAGACCGCGACCGTGTCCGCCGCCGCCGCTCCCGAGTCGGCCGCCGCCAGCGCCCACAGCGCCGGCTGCCCCTCGGTCGGATGCAGCGCCTTCGGGAGCTCCGGAATGCGGAAGAACGCCGACGGCACTTCGATCGTCCCGCTCACGCGCGGGTCGGCCAGCGGCCCCGCAAGCGCGATGTCCGTGCGGAGCTCCAGCCGCGATCGGTACGGCAGCCGGATCTCGAGCTTCGGCGTGGCGAGGCGACCGTCCACGGTCCCCGTCAACCGGGGGGCCTGTTCCGTCGCCAGCGAGTCCGCCCCGGCCCCATCGCCGCCGTTCGCGACGCCGACCACGGCCGTGGCGGCCACCGTGAACAGGCCGGACAGGGACACATCGTCGGGCAGCAGCCGGTTCAACCGGGACAGGCCGAGCTGCTGCTCGGGCACGTCGAGCCGGGTGGGGCGATCGGGGTCCATGAGCCAGCGCCCGGTCTGCGGGTCGAGCCGCCCGGGCACGACCAGCCGCGCCGCCAGTCCGGCGGTGTCGGCCGAGACGATCGCCATGTCGGCCACGACGCCGGCCGAGTCGCCCGCAGCCAGGGAGAACGTCAGGTCGGCCCCCAGGTTGGGCTCGTCCCGGTGGGGCACCAGGCGCACCTGGGCGTCGCCCGCGAGTTCGGGCGACCGGCGCGTTCCCGACACGGCGAGCGACGCGTCCACGGTCACGTCGCGGCCGCCGTCCGCCGACCAGAACTCCGCCGGGGCCAGGCGCTGCAGGAGCGCCTCGGGCAGATCCAGATCGACCAGGGCGGTCAGGGCCAGGGTGTCGCTCCGGGCGCGCGCCGTCAGTTCCACCAGACCCGGTTCGCCCGTGAGCGCCAGGGTGGACACGTCCAGGTCGCCCGGCTGCGGTCCGTGCACGACGCGCACGGGCTCCCGCAGCCGGATGCGGTGGTCGCCGTCGGCCACGACGAGGCTGTCCAGGCTGAGGGTCCGCACCGGCGCGAGACCCAGCGAATCGACATGGGCCGAGCCGGCGGTCTGGGCGCGCAGGGCCCCCGACCAGACGCCGACGGCGAAGTCGGCCCGCAGGGAATCGCCGGCGCTGCGGGCCACGTCCAGGCCGACGTCCAGGCTGTCGAGGCGGGTCTCGCCCCAGGCCAGCCCTTCGGGCAGATGCAGTTCGAGCCGGCCGCCATCCCGCGTGCCCCGGGCCGCCAGCCGCAGGGCGGGCAGACTCGCCTCGTCAGTGCGGAACCGCCCTTCGCCCTGCAACGACACCGTCGGATCGAACAGCGTGCCGGCGGCCGCGAGCCCCACCCGCAGGGAGACGGTCCCGGAATCGACCCGGGCCGCCGCGCGGGGCGCCAGGATCTCCGCCAGGCGGGTCCCCTCGAGACCGGCCACGAGATCGAAGTCCAGGGTGTCGGCGACGAAGCGGCCCGCCGCCGCGATGCTGGCCCCCTGCCAGGCCAGGGCGAGGGTGTCCAGCTGCACGACCGCCGAACGGCGGTCGCCGGCCATGACCTGCTCCACGTCGGCCCGGCTGGATGCCACGAGCCGACCCGCCTCGAGCCAATCGGTCGCCCCGAGATCGAGATCGACATCCACGGCGATCAGGGGTCGGGCCACGTCGGCATCGACGCGCAGCCGCCCGTGCAGGCGGCCGAACTCCTCGGCGGGGAACCCGGCGGGCAGGAGCACGGCCACGTCGGCCGGCCCGGGCAGCACGAAGTCGCTGACCAGGTGCCCGGCCAGTCCGGCCGCGGTCCGCTCGAGGCGGCCGGTGTTGTGCAGCTGCAGCGGGCGCCGGGTCCGCAAGCCTCCCGCACCGCTCTCCGGCGACGGCGCGCCCACCGCGCCGACGTGGTCGAATTGCACGTTCAGGCTGTCGAGCCGCGCGGCAACGAGGCCCTCGTCGCCACCCGCGTCCGACAGCGAGAGCCCCACGCCCAGGTGGCCGAGCACGATCTCCCAGGCTTCCCCGGTGACGCTGTCGAGCAGGGCGCTGCGGAAGGTGCCGCCCAGGTGCCGCACGCGGAGGCGCCCCTCGTGTCCCGCGCCCGCCTCGACCTCGGTCCGCAGCACGACGTTCCGCACCTGCTCGGTGGGCGTGAGCCGCGCCCGGCCGAGGGCGAATCGCCCGTCGCCGAGGGCCAGCGAGGGCACGCCCGGGATGGCCCCCGGCCGCGGGAAGGTGGGCGTCGCCGCGGCCGTATCGGGGGCCGCGCTCGCGCTCGTGTCGGCGAGCGATCCGAGGAGCTCCACCGAGGCCGGTGCATCGAGCCACCGGACGTCCACCCGCAGCGAATCGATCCGCACGTCCTCCTGTCTGAGGGCCTGCAGGTCGCACCAGAGCTCGAGCCGGGCGAGGTCGAGCAGGGTGTCGGCGGCCGCGCCCCCCGTCCAGACGACGTCCGTCAGGCGCAGATGCCCCAGCTCGGGCCAGGCGATCTCCCCCACCGCGACCTCGCCGGGCAGTCGGGGCGCCGCCATCTGCAGCGCCGCGCCGGCCAGTCGCGAGCGCACCCCGCCGCTCTGCAGGACGGCCCCGACGAGCACCGCCACGGCCACGATCGTCCACATGATCGCGACCAGGCCGTAATGCCCCGCCCGCCGGGCGATCCGCACCGGCCGCGAGCCCAGCACGCGCCCCGCGGCGCCGCCCCACTGCCGCATCCGGCTCACCATGGATACCCGATCCCGAAGTGCCACAGTTCGCGCGGTTCTCCGGCGACCTGGTCGGCGATGTTGCGGGCGAACCCGACGCGGAGCGGCCCGATGGGGCTGCGCAGCGACAGGGCGACCCCCGCCGCCACCGGGAACGTGCCGAGATCCACGTCGCCCACCTCGGCCCAGACGTTGCCCCCGTCGACGTAGACCGCCCCCTCGAAGAGCCAGGGCAGCGGGAAGCGCAGTTCGCCGCTCAGCAGGAGCACGACTTCGCCGCCGCGCGGGTTGCCCGCATCGTCGCGCGGCCCGAGGGCCCGGCGCCGGTAGCCCCGATGGGAGTTGTAGCCGCCGGCGTGGTAGCGGCGGTTGGCGATGACATCGCGGTCCGACTTCATCGAACGCGCGATGCCGGCCCGCACCCGCGGGGAGAAGACCAGTCCGCGTCCGACACCGAGATAGCGGGCGGCGTCGACCTGCGCCGCCGAGTAGGGCACCTCGGACACGAGCCACGGCTCCGACGTGGTGAGCGAGACCTTGAGCCAGCCGCCGCGCGACGGGGCGATGGGATCGTCGGTGCGGTCCCACTTGCGGTCGATCCAGAATTCCCACAGGCGGCCCTGGGCCTCGGGGGTGTCGGTGCTGTCGGCGACCTTCTCCTTGATCCGGTTCTCCGAAACGGCCGTGCCGAGGTTGAGAATGTCGCGCCCCCGCGGGCGGAAGCTCTGCACCAGGGCGAGCCGGTACTCGAACGACTCGTAGGCGTCCTCGTCCTCCACGATGCGGTCGAGGGAAAGCTGCGTGCGGGCGCGGGGCGAGAGCCAGCCGAGCCAGAACAGGCCGGCGCCGAAACGGCTTTCATGGGTGGCGAGCTCGCCTCGCAGCAGGTAGCCGACGCCGCCGCCGAAGCGGTTGCGGTCGACCCAGTCCGACTTGATCATCCAGGGGTTGTCCGACCACGTGCCGATCGCCGCGTCCCAGCTGCGCATGCGGCCGTTCTCCAGGTGGGCCGTCAGCAGCAGCTCGCCGGGCGCCGTCTCGGTCGTCTCCAGTTCCACCCGCCGGAAGAGCTGGGTCAGGCGCAGATCCATGGCCGCGTCGGCCAGCCGCCGCTCGGCGTACTCCGTGCCCGGCGCGATGTCGATCACGCGGTGGGCCAGGCCGACCAGATCGTCGCTGCACCCCTCCACCGCGACCCGCGCGATGCGGTAGCGATCACCCGCCGCGATGGTGTAGTCGACGCCCGCGCGCCCGCGGCCGAGCGGCCGCAGATCGTGCCGCACCGCCACCTTGGCGAAGCCCCGGTTGCGCAGGTAGGTGCGCAGGCCGAGCTGACCGGTGGCCAGGTCCTCGTCGGTGACGATGTCCCCCACGGCCAGGATCGCGGCACCAGTGGTGTCGGGCACGGCGACGCCGTCCGGCCAGCCCGCGTAGGTCAGGGCCCCGACGCGCACCGGGTCGCCCGGGTTGACGTGGATCACGAGCCCCAGCTGCCGCTTCTCGCGCGAAACGGCGACCGCCTCCGGCACCGGTCCCGCCGCGGGGTAGCCCCGGGCGGCCAGGAAGAGCCGGATGCGGGCCAGATCCTCGGCCAGGGTGCGGGCGGCGAACGGAGGGCGTTTGCGGCCCTGCAGCAGTTTCCACTGGCCGCTGAGGGCGAGGCCGCGTTCGAGATCGCCGCTCAGGGCCGGCGGCGCCCCCTCGAGGCGGAACGTCGTCAGTTCCCAGCCCCGGAACCCGCCCCAGTCGGTGGTGTCGGCCGCATGCGCGCCGGCGTCCCGCCCGATGGCGGGCAGGACGCAGCAGCAGCACAGGACCAGCAGTCGGATCCGCGCCGCGCGGAAGCGGGGAAAGCGAAGGTGCGGCATGGGAGGCAGGATAGTCAGACCGGGTGCCGAAGTCACGCGGGAACGCGGCCCGGGGTGGTGGCCGACCGCCGGCGGCGGTACGATGGGCCCCAGCCCCGGTCGCCCGCGAAAGGAAGAGCCATGAGCGACTCGCCGATCTATCTCGACTACAACGCCACCACGCCGCCGGATCCCCGCGTGGCCGACGCCATGGCGCCCTTCCTCAGGGAGCCCTTCGGCAACCCCAGCAGCGGTCACGCCTGGGGCCGGCGCGCCCGCGCGGCCGTCGAAGGCGCGCGCGCCAGGGTCGCGGCCCTGCTGCAGGCCGACCCGGCGGGAGTCGTCTTCACCGGTGGCGGCACCGAAGCGGACAACCACGCGCTGATCGGCGCGGCCCGGTTGCGCGCACCCCGGGGCGGCCACCTGGTCACCACGGCCGTCGAGCATCCCGCCATCACGGCCGCCTGCCGCCACCTGGCCGACTTCGGCGTCGAGACGACATACGTCGGCGTGGACGACCAGGGTCGCGTCGACCCGGCCGCGGTCGCCGCCGCATGCCGCCCCGACACCTTCCTGGTGTCGGTGATGCTGGCCAACAACGAGGTGGGCACCCTGCAGCCCGTGGCCGAGATCGCGGCCCTCGCCCGCGCCCGCGGGATCCTCTCCCACACCGACTGCGCCCAGGCCGTCGGCAAGGTCCCCGTCGGGCTCGACGATCTCGGCGTCGACATGATCTCTCTCGCGGGCCACAAGCTGTACGGGCCGAAAGGGGTCGGGGCGCTCGTGCTGCGTTCCGGGGTCGCGGTGGCGAACCTCATGTTCGGCGCCGGCCACGAGCAGGGCCGTCGCCCCGGCACCGAGAACGTGCTGGCGATCGTGGGGCTGGGGGTCGCCTGCGAGCTCGCCGCCGACGACGTGGCATCGGAAGGACACCGCCTGGCCAACCTGCGCGATCGCCTGGCGACCATCATCACCGCGGGGCAGCCCGACGCCGTGGTCCATGCCGCCCGCGCGCCCCGTCTGCCGAACACGCTCAGCGTCGGCTTTCCCGCCCGCATCGCCGGCGAGATCATGGCGCGGCTGCCCGACGTGGCGGTGTCGGCCGGGGCGGCGTGCCACGGGGACGCGATCCATGTCTCCCACGTGCTCCAGGCCATGGGCGTGCCGCGCGACGTGGCGGTGGGGACGCTGCGCCTCTCCCTCGGCCGCATGACGACGGCCGCGGAAATCGAGGCCGCCGGGGCGCGGATCGTCGCCGCCGCGGCGGCCACTCCCCGGGTCGGGACGGGGGATTCCGTCTAGGAGAGATCCTCGAGCGGAGCCAGCACCTGCAGCTGCTTCTGCATGGTCGGGCAGGGGTTCTCTTCGGAGAGCAGCTCGGCGAGCGTGGTCCCGGCGAACGCCTCCTGCACATGGGCCATGGCCTGATCGAGGCGGCGGTGCAGCGGACACAGGGCCGAGCTGTGGGCTTCGAGATCGAGGGGACACGATTCGATGCGCTGGATGGGGCTGACCGCGTTCATGATGTCGAGCATGCAGATCTCGGCCGGATCCCGGGCCAGCACGAAGCCGCCGTTCAGGCCGCGGGTCGAGTAGACGAGCCGGCCCCGCACCAGCGACTGCAGCACCTTCGAGAGGTAGCTCTGCGGCACCTTCATCATCGCGGCGATGGACTTGGTGGTCATCGGCGAGCCGTCGCCGGCGGCCAGGGCGAGGACCGCGCGCATGGCGTATTCGATGGTCAGAGAGAACACGTCCTCATCCTCGGCTGGAGGGGCGAAGCCGGAATTAGATATACGTATCCAAATTAGCGGGGTTTCCGGCGGCTGTCAACGGCCGAAACTGATGCCGGCGCGGACGATCAGGTAGTCCCAGTTGTAGCTGCGCTGGATGCCGTCGGGATCGAATTTGGACGTGTCGAAGCGGTTGTAGGTGTACTCCCCCACCAGTTCGACGTTGCGCATCTTGAGGCCGATGCCGGCGCTGTAGGCGGGCGCATTCACCGACGACTGGAAATACGAGATGTCGTCCTCGTCCCGCAGCCGGTTGTTGGCCAGGGCGACGCCGCCGGTCAGGAAGAGCCGCATGGGCGAGCCGCCGCCGCCGGCAAAGGCGTGGAAGTCGACGCCGTAGCGGTACATCGAGGTGCGCCGGTAGTAGGGGATACCACCGTTGACCCCGGTGTCGGTGCCGAACCGCGTGTACTGGAAAACGGGTGAGACGGCGAAGAATTCGCCCAGGTACTGGCGCCAGCGGGCCCCGAGCTGGTAGCCGGTGCCGGACCCGAACCCGACCAGGGAGTCGAAGTAGGGTTCGTCCTGGTCACCCATGGGTTCCGCCAGGCCCCCTTCCAGAACGATCTCATGAGTCGACGGCGCCGCGTGGTAGCTCGGACCCCGGGTCGCCAGAACGACGCGGGCGTCGGCCTCGACGGCCAGGAGGGTGCTCGCGAGCAGGGCCAGCGCGACTGCGGTTGCGGTTCCGTTCGTCAGGTATCTCATGATCTCGCTCCTTCGGGCGTCCGGGTCCGGTGCGAAGGGGACATGGCGGGGACCCTGGGTTGCCCGAGCGATAAGCAGGTTCGGTGCCGACCGCGCACGGTCGGGCCCCGACAGAAGCAAATCATTTCCGGAAAGCGACTTGCGGAGTGCCAGGCGCCCCGGATCCCCCACCCGTGGGCGCGTGCGGTCGCTGCCGTGTGCACCAGCGAGGACAGTCCATCCCGCGAGGGGACAGTCGGCCTCAGACGTACTCGGCCACGCGTTCGAGCTGGTTCTCCACCGCCGCGAGCAGCACCTCGGCGTCGAAAGGCTTCGTGATGTACTTCATCACGCCCCCCTCGCGCGCCTTGTGGTAGTCGTCCTCGGCCGTGCGCGCCGTCAGGTAGATCACCGGAATGTCGCTGGTCTCGGTGATGTTCCGCAGGCGTTCGACCACCACGTGGCCGTTGCCCGCCGGCATGCCGATGTCGAGGATGATGAGGTCCGGGTGCTCCTCGATGGCCTTCTTGGTGGCCCCCAGGCCATCCATGGCCGTCGACACCTTGTAGCCCTCGGCCCGCAGCCGCAGACTCAGGCTGTGCACGATATCGGGTTCGTCGTCCACGACGAGAATGTGTCCCTTAGACATGGACGGCTCCTTTCCATTCGACGGGTTGCAACTCGATCAGTTCGGGATGGTCCAGGACGCTGCGGTCGCCCGGCCGCGTCACATCGATGATGGCCAGGCGGGGCGTGGCCTCGGGATAGGACTTGCCCAGGGCGGCCTCGAGTCGGG from bacterium includes:
- a CDS encoding Rrf2 family transcriptional regulator, which translates into the protein MFSLTIEYAMRAVLALAAGDGSPMTTKSIAAMMKVPQSYLSKVLQSLVRGRLVYSTRGLNGGFVLARDPAEICMLDIMNAVSPIQRIESCPLDLEAHSSALCPLHRRLDQAMAHVQEAFAGTTLAELLSEENPCPTMQKQLQVLAPLEDLS
- a CDS encoding response regulator transcription factor; amino-acid sequence: MSKGHILVVDDEPDIVHSLSLRLRAEGYKVSTAMDGLGATKKAIEEHPDLIILDIGMPAGNGHVVVERLRNITETSDIPVIYLTARTAEDDYHKAREGGVMKYITKPFDAEVLLAAVENQLERVAEYV